One genomic region from Gemmobacter aquarius encodes:
- the hisS gene encoding histidine--tRNA ligase, translating into MSQDKSSQKKPGRPRAETPKGFRDYFGTEVTERNAMLDKIAAVYHRYGFDPLETSAVETVEALGKFLPDVDRPNEGVFAWQDEDADWLALRYDLTAPLARVAAQYRNDLPSPYRRYAMGPVWRNEKPGPGRFRQFYQCDADTVGAPSVAADAEICAMLSDALETVGIPRGDYVVRVNNRKVLNGVMEVAGVLDPADPSKFEAERGIVLRAIDKIDRLGEAGVRALLGDGRKDESGDFTKGAGLSDGQAEVVMGFMAARRDTGAETVAALRGLVGGSVVGAEGVAELETIAELLDRQGYGPDRIVIDPGVVRGLGYYTGPVFEAELTFEILDEKGRKRSFGSVAGGGRYDDLVKRFTGQSVPATGVSIGVDRLLAALRAKGRVGGDVAGPVVVTVMDRDRMADYMGMVADLRNAGIRAEVYLGNPKNFGNQLKYADKRGSPVAVIQGGNEAETGVVILKDLILGAQIAQNATLEEWKDRPAQVEVPRDGLVAAVRKMLGQ; encoded by the coding sequence ATGTCACAGGACAAATCCAGCCAGAAGAAACCGGGCCGCCCCCGTGCCGAGACGCCGAAGGGGTTTCGCGACTATTTCGGCACCGAGGTGACCGAGCGCAATGCGATGCTCGACAAGATCGCGGCGGTTTACCATCGCTACGGTTTCGACCCGCTGGAAACCAGTGCCGTCGAAACGGTTGAAGCTTTGGGCAAATTCCTGCCCGATGTCGACCGCCCGAACGAGGGTGTGTTCGCGTGGCAGGATGAAGATGCCGATTGGCTGGCGCTGCGCTATGACCTGACCGCCCCGCTTGCGCGGGTGGCGGCGCAGTATCGCAATGACCTGCCATCGCCTTACCGCCGCTATGCGATGGGTCCGGTGTGGCGCAACGAAAAGCCCGGTCCGGGGCGGTTCAGGCAGTTCTACCAATGCGACGCCGATACGGTCGGTGCGCCATCGGTGGCGGCGGATGCCGAGATTTGCGCGATGCTGTCGGATGCCTTGGAGACGGTCGGGATTCCGCGCGGCGACTATGTGGTGAGGGTCAACAACCGCAAGGTGCTGAACGGGGTGATGGAGGTGGCCGGCGTGCTCGACCCTGCGGACCCGTCAAAGTTCGAGGCCGAGCGCGGGATCGTGCTGCGCGCCATCGACAAGATCGACCGCTTGGGCGAGGCCGGTGTGCGGGCACTTCTGGGCGATGGCCGCAAGGATGAAAGCGGCGATTTCACCAAGGGGGCTGGGCTGTCGGATGGGCAGGCCGAGGTAGTGATGGGGTTCATGGCTGCACGGCGCGACACGGGAGCCGAGACGGTGGCCGCGCTCCGCGGGCTGGTCGGTGGATCGGTGGTCGGCGCCGAAGGTGTGGCCGAACTTGAGACCATCGCAGAACTCCTCGACCGGCAGGGCTATGGCCCTGACCGGATCGTCATCGACCCCGGTGTCGTGCGGGGCCTTGGCTATTATACCGGGCCGGTGTTCGAGGCGGAGTTGACCTTTGAAATCCTCGACGAAAAGGGAAGGAAGCGCAGCTTCGGGTCGGTCGCGGGGGGCGGGCGCTATGATGACCTCGTGAAGCGGTTCACGGGGCAGTCGGTGCCTGCGACGGGGGTTTCAATCGGGGTGGACCGCCTGCTGGCCGCGCTGCGGGCCAAGGGGCGTGTGGGCGGTGACGTGGCGGGGCCGGTCGTGGTGACCGTGATGGACCGTGACCGCATGGCCGATTACATGGGCATGGTGGCCGATCTGCGCAATGCGGGGATCAGGGCCGAGGTTTATCTGGGCAACCCCAAGAATTTCGGCAACCAGTTGAAATATGCCGACAAGCGCGGCTCTCCGGTCGCGGTGATTCAGGGCGGGAACGAGGCCGAGACGGGTGTCGTGATCCTGAAAGACCTGATCCTCGGCGCGCAGATCGCGCAGAATGCCACGCTCGAGGAATGGAAAGACCGCCCCGCGCAGGTGGAGGTGCCGCGCGACGGGCTGGTGGCTGCCGTGCGGAAGATGCTGGGGCAATGA
- a CDS encoding DMT family transporter: protein MSNRPLWLIAAPSVFLILWSAGFAVAKLGLQHANPMTLLALRYVCVLVVLAPFALVLRPPLPRGWRAWADVALVGFLIQVCYFGLCYIAFKSGVSAGGVAIIVCLQPILVALIAPHFVAESVSPSAWAGLALGLAGAVIVILSRSAVEAGNSFGILCTIGALFGITGGTLYEKRFGVSHHPIASNMIQYAVGAAFCLPVAWATESLHIDWNLEFAGVLAYLVLGNSLLAMSLLLAMIRLGEVSRVSALFYLVPAFSALFAWPILGEAMPPLAWVGMALAGAGVAMASRRKPQV from the coding sequence ATGTCAAACCGTCCGCTCTGGCTGATAGCCGCCCCGTCTGTTTTCCTGATCCTGTGGTCCGCCGGTTTTGCGGTGGCGAAGCTCGGGCTGCAGCATGCCAACCCGATGACGCTGCTTGCCCTGCGCTATGTCTGCGTGCTTGTCGTGCTCGCCCCTTTCGCGCTGGTCCTGCGCCCGCCCCTGCCGCGCGGGTGGCGGGCCTGGGCCGATGTGGCGCTGGTCGGGTTCCTGATCCAGGTCTGCTACTTCGGCCTATGTTACATCGCCTTCAAATCCGGTGTCTCGGCGGGCGGGGTGGCGATCATCGTCTGCCTGCAACCGATCCTCGTCGCCCTGATCGCCCCGCATTTCGTGGCCGAATCTGTCAGCCCCAGCGCATGGGCGGGCCTTGCACTCGGCCTTGCGGGTGCGGTCATCGTCATCCTGTCGCGCTCGGCGGTCGAGGCTGGCAACAGCTTCGGCATCCTGTGCACCATCGGCGCGCTTTTCGGCATCACCGGCGGCACGCTATACGAAAAGCGCTTCGGCGTCAGCCACCATCCAATCGCGTCAAACATGATCCAATACGCCGTCGGTGCGGCCTTTTGCCTGCCCGTGGCTTGGGCGACCGAAAGCCTGCACATCGACTGGAACCTCGAATTCGCAGGTGTCCTCGCCTATCTTGTCCTGGGCAACTCGCTGCTCGCCATGTCGCTTTTGCTCGCCATGATCCGCCTGGGCGAGGTTTCCCGCGTCTCGGCCCTGTTCTACCTCGTCCCGGCCTTTTCAGCCCTCTTCGCATGGCCGATCCTGGGCGAGGCGATGCCCCCCCTCGCATGGGTCGGCATGGCGCTGGCCGGGGCGGGCGTCGCCATGGCCAGCCGCCGCAAGCCGCAAGTCTAA
- a CDS encoding ATP phosphoribosyltransferase regulatory subunit, with protein MIPPKAAIRAEAEALFAAFRAAGAVPVEADILLPAETLLDLYGEDIRARAYVTNDPLRGEMVLRPDFTVPVVQAHMAHGADPARYCYLGEVFRKQDTRGPRASEYLQVGFELFDRTAPEAADAEVFALFAGLLAPLGLRAATGDIGILMAAVRGLSTSERRKQALLRHIWRPKRFRQLLDRFSGRAPLPQARVQLLDRLAADTPEALIEAAGSFVGLRSPSDIAARAAALIEDAATPALAAPEAALLYDLLSLQAPARAALAHLSGITPMLPAIAPAVDRFAARLDALQGRGIDTVALPFEASHGRTSLEYYDGFVFSFHAADAALPPVASGGRYDALTGVLGQGQSIPAVGGVIRPGLVARLKGSLA; from the coding sequence ATGATCCCGCCCAAAGCCGCCATCCGCGCCGAGGCCGAGGCGCTTTTCGCCGCCTTCCGTGCCGCCGGTGCGGTGCCGGTCGAGGCCGACATTCTGCTGCCCGCCGAAACGCTGCTTGATCTGTATGGCGAGGATATCCGCGCCCGCGCCTATGTGACGAACGACCCCTTGCGCGGCGAAATGGTGCTGCGCCCCGATTTCACCGTGCCCGTGGTGCAAGCCCATATGGCGCACGGGGCCGACCCTGCGCGTTACTGCTATCTGGGCGAGGTGTTCCGCAAGCAAGACACGCGCGGCCCACGGGCGAGCGAATATCTGCAGGTGGGGTTCGAACTGTTCGACCGCACCGCCCCCGAGGCGGCCGATGCCGAGGTTTTCGCGCTGTTCGCGGGGCTTCTGGCCCCCTTGGGGCTGCGGGCGGCGACGGGGGATATCGGGATCCTCATGGCCGCCGTGCGCGGGCTTTCCACCAGTGAACGCCGCAAGCAGGCGTTGCTGCGCCACATCTGGCGGCCCAAGCGCTTTCGCCAGTTGCTCGACCGGTTTTCGGGCCGCGCCCCCCTGCCGCAGGCGCGGGTGCAGTTGCTCGACCGTCTGGCCGCCGACACGCCCGAGGCGCTGATCGAGGCGGCGGGCAGTTTCGTCGGGCTGCGGTCACCCTCGGATATCGCGGCACGGGCGGCGGCGCTGATCGAGGATGCCGCGACGCCTGCGCTGGCCGCACCCGAAGCGGCGCTGCTTTACGACCTTTTGTCGCTGCAAGCCCCTGCTCGCGCGGCGCTGGCGCATCTGAGCGGGATAACCCCGATGCTGCCCGCCATCGCCCCCGCAGTCGACCGCTTTGCCGCGCGTCTGGATGCGTTGCAGGGGCGCGGCATCGACACGGTCGCCCTGCCCTTCGAGGCCAGCCACGGGCGCACCAGTCTGGAATATTACGACGGCTTCGTATTCAGTTTTCATGCTGCCGATGCGGCCCTGCCGCCTGTGGCAAGCGGCGGGCGCTATGACGCGCTGACGGGCGTGCTGGGTCAGGGCCAGTCGATCCCGGCGGTGGGCGGGGTGATCCGTCCGGGCCTTGTCGCCCGCCTGAAAGGGAGCCTCGCATGA
- a CDS encoding adenosylcobalamin-dependent ribonucleoside-diphosphate reductase: MSRFAAPIAEQIWDMKYRLKAADGTAIDGTVEDTWRRIARALAEVEKDPSHWEAKFYAALEGFKYLPAGRITAGAGTGRSVTLFNCFVMGTVPDNMGGIFDGLKEAALTMQQGGGIGYDFSTIRPRGAEVKGVAADASGPLSFMDVWDAMCRTIMSAGSRRGAMMATMRCDHPDIEAFIEAKKDPARLRMFNLSVLVTDPFMAAVKADGPWELVFDGKVYKTVQALDLWNRIMKNTFEFAEPGVIFIDRINAMNNLAYCETIAATNPCGEQPLPPYGACLLGSINMATLVADAFTPSARVDLAALDDLVRVAVRMMDNVVDASRFPLPQQAEEARNKRRIGLGVTGLADALLMVGLRYGSVEAAEATEAWMKAIARASYLASVDLAKEKGAFPLFDAGKYLASGSLRHMDGDVRDAIAKHGIRNALLTSIAPTGTISLYAGNVSSGIEPVFAYAYTRKVLQKDGSRTEEEVVDYAVRLYRETHGDGPLPAHFVNAQTLPPLDHVRMQAAAQKWIDSSISKTINCPEDISFEDFKEVYMAAWDQGCKGCTTYRPNDVTGSVLSVSEASDKTPTEAPATVRAGEGGEVVYLSEPLDRPAALEGATYKLKWPGSEHALYITVNDVVIAGHRRPFEVFINSKNMEHFAWTVALTRMISAVFRRGGDISFVVEELKAVFDPRGGAWMEGRYIPSILAAIGGVIERHLIEIGFIAGEGLGLKSDPQAEVVSLSAPKGKSCSSCGGFDMRMVEGCMTCASCGYSKCG, encoded by the coding sequence ATGTCCCGATTCGCTGCCCCCATCGCCGAGCAGATCTGGGATATGAAATACCGGCTGAAGGCTGCGGATGGCACGGCGATCGACGGGACGGTCGAGGATACCTGGCGGCGGATCGCGCGCGCCTTGGCCGAGGTCGAGAAAGACCCTTCCCATTGGGAGGCGAAATTCTACGCAGCACTCGAAGGGTTCAAGTATCTGCCTGCGGGGCGGATCACCGCGGGGGCCGGCACGGGGCGGTCGGTCACGTTGTTCAACTGTTTCGTCATGGGCACCGTCCCCGACAACATGGGCGGCATCTTCGACGGGCTGAAGGAAGCCGCGCTGACCATGCAGCAGGGCGGCGGGATCGGTTACGATTTCTCCACCATCCGCCCGCGCGGGGCCGAGGTGAAGGGCGTTGCCGCCGATGCGTCCGGCCCCTTGTCCTTCATGGATGTCTGGGACGCGATGTGCCGCACCATCATGTCGGCAGGCAGCCGCCGTGGCGCGATGATGGCCACGATGCGTTGCGACCACCCCGATATCGAGGCTTTCATCGAGGCCAAGAAAGACCCTGCCCGCCTGCGGATGTTCAACCTGTCGGTGCTGGTGACCGACCCCTTCATGGCGGCGGTCAAGGCCGACGGGCCGTGGGAGCTGGTGTTCGACGGCAAGGTCTACAAGACGGTGCAGGCGCTCGATCTGTGGAACCGGATCATGAAGAACACCTTCGAATTCGCCGAACCGGGAGTGATCTTCATCGACCGGATCAATGCGATGAACAACCTTGCCTATTGCGAGACCATCGCCGCGACCAACCCCTGCGGCGAGCAGCCCCTGCCTCCTTACGGAGCCTGCCTTCTCGGGTCGATCAACATGGCGACTTTGGTTGCCGATGCCTTCACGCCATCGGCGCGGGTCGATCTGGCAGCGCTGGACGATCTGGTGCGCGTGGCCGTGCGGATGATGGACAATGTGGTAGATGCCAGCCGCTTCCCCCTGCCCCAGCAGGCCGAGGAGGCGCGGAACAAGCGCCGGATCGGGCTGGGCGTAACGGGGCTTGCCGATGCGCTGCTGATGGTCGGCCTGCGCTACGGGTCGGTCGAGGCGGCAGAAGCCACCGAGGCGTGGATGAAGGCGATTGCGCGGGCGTCGTATCTCGCTTCCGTCGATCTGGCCAAGGAAAAGGGCGCGTTTCCGCTGTTCGATGCCGGGAAGTATCTGGCATCCGGCTCGTTGCGGCATATGGACGGCGATGTTCGCGATGCAATTGCAAAGCATGGCATCCGCAACGCTTTGCTCACGTCGATCGCGCCGACCGGGACGATCAGCCTTTATGCGGGCAACGTGTCATCGGGGATCGAGCCGGTTTTCGCCTATGCCTACACCCGCAAGGTGCTGCAGAAAGACGGGTCACGGACGGAAGAAGAGGTCGTCGATTACGCCGTACGGCTGTATCGCGAAACCCATGGCGACGGCCCCCTGCCCGCGCATTTCGTGAACGCCCAGACCCTGCCCCCGCTTGACCACGTGCGGATGCAGGCGGCGGCACAGAAATGGATCGATTCGTCGATCTCCAAGACGATCAACTGCCCCGAGGATATCTCGTTCGAGGATTTCAAAGAGGTCTATATGGCCGCCTGGGATCAGGGCTGCAAAGGCTGCACGACCTATCGGCCCAACGATGTGACGGGGTCGGTCCTGTCGGTTTCCGAAGCGTCGGACAAGACGCCGACCGAGGCGCCCGCAACGGTGCGCGCGGGTGAAGGCGGCGAGGTGGTGTATCTGTCGGAACCGCTCGACCGTCCGGCGGCGCTGGAGGGGGCCACGTATAAGCTGAAATGGCCGGGGTCGGAGCATGCGCTTTACATCACGGTGAACGATGTGGTGATCGCAGGGCACCGGCGGCCGTTCGAGGTGTTCATCAACTCGAAGAACATGGAGCATTTCGCCTGGACCGTGGCGCTGACGCGGATGATTTCTGCGGTGTTCCGGCGCGGCGGCGATATCTCGTTCGTGGTGGAAGAGCTGAAGGCGGTCTTCGATCCGCGCGGCGGGGCATGGATGGAGGGGCGCTACATCCCGTCGATCCTTGCAGCGATCGGGGGCGTGATCGAGCGCCATCTTATCGAGATCGGCTTCATCGCGGGTGAAGGCCTTGGCCTTAAGTCGGACCCGCAGGCCGAGGTGGTATCCCTCAGCGCCCCCAAAGGCAAAAGCTGCTCGAGCTGCGGCGGGTTCGACATGCGGATGGTCGAAGGCTGCATGACCTGTGCGAGCTGCGGCTATTCGAAATGCGGGTGA
- a CDS encoding DUF1489 family protein → MAGFVNILKLCVGADSVEDLTQWQDAHSHVWPKGRALHVTRMWPKREAEVLAGGSLFWVIKGVILARQRIVGLERVEGADGIGRCALVLDAEVIRTEAATRRPFQGWRYLDPAESPRDLPKGRAKEEALPPSLAQALAEIGLR, encoded by the coding sequence ATGGCCGGATTCGTAAACATCCTGAAACTTTGCGTCGGCGCGGATTCGGTCGAAGACCTGACCCAATGGCAAGACGCGCACAGCCATGTCTGGCCCAAGGGCCGCGCCCTTCACGTCACCCGCATGTGGCCAAAACGCGAGGCCGAGGTGCTTGCGGGCGGCTCGCTCTTCTGGGTCATCAAGGGCGTGATCCTTGCCCGCCAACGCATCGTCGGGCTGGAACGTGTCGAAGGGGCCGATGGCATCGGGCGCTGCGCCCTCGTGCTCGACGCCGAGGTGATCCGCACCGAAGCCGCCACCCGCCGCCCGTTTCAGGGCTGGCGCTACCTCGACCCTGCAGAATCCCCCCGCGACCTGCCCAAGGGCCGCGCCAAGGAAGAGGCGCTTCCCCCCTCGCTCGCCCAGGCGCTTGCCGAAATCGGCCTGCGCTGA
- a CDS encoding AGE family epimerase/isomerase codes for MVQARQIHVFATAARNGWDKDGGSLALRAGDAMIAAYAAGSDGWVFSCSADGTVADPRRDLYAHAFVLLALAALIRLDGQVRHIRMVQTTLAFLDREMAHPAGGFAENWPNTSLPRRQNPHMHLLEALIALQETGLCGDMSDRMKAIVALFDRRFFSPDAVLTEFFDDEWSPLNPDNAFEPGHHFEWAWLLARHGAMTRSGAGNRIDRLLAKGLRGCDTKGTVTEAVSDKGTANTSRLWAAMEAAKALSPPIAAAVRAAGTEKVLDKAWQSFIAPAVAGGWVDRVDAAGNSLVDHIPASSLYHIVTAIDFLTSEDRQRARRSFAMTGLSL; via the coding sequence ATGGTGCAAGCCCGCCAGATCCACGTCTTCGCGACCGCCGCGCGCAATGGCTGGGACAAGGACGGCGGATCCCTTGCCCTGCGAGCGGGGGATGCGATGATCGCGGCTTACGCGGCGGGAAGTGACGGCTGGGTCTTTTCCTGCAGCGCCGACGGCACAGTCGCCGATCCCCGGCGCGACCTTTATGCCCATGCCTTCGTGCTTTTGGCCCTGGCCGCGCTTATCCGGCTGGACGGACAAGTGCGCCACATCCGGATGGTACAGACAACCCTTGCCTTCCTCGATCGCGAAATGGCCCACCCGGCGGGCGGCTTTGCAGAAAACTGGCCGAACACGTCACTGCCGCGCCGGCAAAACCCGCACATGCATCTTTTGGAAGCCCTGATTGCATTGCAAGAAACCGGTCTTTGTGGAGACATGTCGGATCGGATGAAAGCGATCGTCGCGCTTTTCGACAGGCGGTTCTTTTCGCCGGACGCCGTTCTGACAGAGTTCTTCGATGACGAATGGTCGCCCCTGAACCCCGACAACGCCTTCGAACCGGGGCATCATTTCGAATGGGCATGGCTTTTGGCACGGCACGGCGCGATGACCCGAAGCGGTGCAGGCAACCGCATCGACAGGCTTTTGGCAAAGGGCCTGCGGGGTTGCGACACAAAGGGCACCGTGACCGAAGCTGTCAGCGACAAAGGAACGGCCAACACCAGCCGTCTTTGGGCCGCGATGGAGGCAGCAAAGGCCCTTTCGCCGCCGATAGCCGCAGCAGTGCGGGCGGCTGGCACGGAAAAGGTTCTGGACAAGGCTTGGCAAAGCTTCATCGCCCCTGCTGTCGCGGGGGGCTGGGTCGACCGGGTCGATGCCGCAGGCAACAGCCTTGTCGACCATATACCGGCAAGCTCGCTCTATCACATCGTGACGGCAATCGATTTTCTGACATCGGAAGACCGGCAACGGGCCAGGCGAAGCTTCGCGATGACCGGGCTGTCGCTGTAG
- a CDS encoding D-glycero-alpha-D-manno-heptose-1,7-bisphosphate 7-phosphatase, producing MAIAPPIPPSSSLDRRGLRQAVFFDRDGVLIADTGYLSDPEDIRWMPGAHMALALLAARGYLLFVVTNQSGVARGYFPESAIARVHAAMQADLPLDARFTDIAWCPHHPEGSVPRFTRICDCRKPAPGMVTSLIARHGIDTSRSFLIGDRPSDMAAAAAAGIAGHLFSGGDLHRFVADLPGLT from the coding sequence ATGGCGATTGCACCTCCGATCCCTCCGTCTTCGTCCCTTGACCGGCGCGGCCTGCGACAGGCCGTCTTCTTCGACCGTGACGGTGTATTGATCGCAGACACCGGCTATCTGTCGGACCCCGAAGACATCCGCTGGATGCCGGGCGCGCACATGGCCTTGGCCCTGCTGGCCGCGCGCGGTTATCTGTTGTTTGTCGTCACGAACCAGTCGGGCGTCGCGCGCGGTTACTTTCCCGAAAGCGCGATCGCCCGCGTCCATGCGGCGATGCAGGCCGACTTGCCGCTCGATGCGCGTTTTACCGACATTGCCTGGTGCCCGCATCACCCCGAAGGCTCCGTGCCCCGCTTTACCCGCATCTGTGACTGCCGCAAGCCCGCGCCGGGAATGGTGACCTCGCTGATCGCCAGACATGGCATCGACACCAGCCGCAGCTTCCTGATCGGTGACAGGCCAAGCGATATGGCCGCCGCAGCGGCGGCAGGCATCGCCGGCCACCTGTTTTCCGGCGGCGACCTGCACAGGTTCGTCGCAGACCTGCCGGGCCTGACATGA
- a CDS encoding AbrB family transcriptional regulator codes for MKRLPQIDLPALALTLMIGAAGGFLAQSLHLPLALLLGSLVTTGTIAAIGWRPFGRTVLLPPRLRLAFVPVIGVSIGGAFTPAVMAAAPAWWPSLLALFLFLPVSHAIGYAIYRAGGLPRTESFFGAIPGGLIETVQLGEEAGGDPRLLTVLQFLRLIFTIIFVPLIFTILTGGAVGSASGVSLPAAAIPLTLPEIALLLAAGALGFATARALRFPAAIMTGPILFSAVAHATGLVHGVPPAWLVGVTQIVIGCGLGARFAGAERRMLTRAFALAAATSVATLLVAFGFALGLSPLVDEPAPAVFLAFAPGGLAEMSLIALSLQMSVVFVTLHHIARIVLSVFVAKAGARWLSKG; via the coding sequence ATGAAGCGCCTGCCACAGATCGACCTGCCCGCCCTTGCCCTGACCCTGATGATCGGTGCGGCTGGCGGATTTCTGGCGCAAAGCCTGCACCTGCCGCTCGCGCTTCTGCTCGGATCGCTCGTTACCACCGGCACCATCGCAGCCATCGGCTGGCGACCCTTCGGCCGCACCGTCCTTCTGCCACCCCGCCTGCGCCTCGCCTTCGTCCCTGTCATCGGCGTTTCCATCGGCGGCGCCTTCACCCCCGCCGTTATGGCCGCCGCACCTGCATGGTGGCCGAGCCTGCTGGCGCTTTTCCTGTTCCTGCCCGTCAGCCATGCCATCGGCTACGCCATCTATCGCGCGGGCGGCTTGCCGCGCACCGAAAGCTTCTTCGGCGCCATCCCCGGCGGGCTGATCGAGACCGTCCAGCTGGGCGAGGAAGCGGGCGGCGATCCGCGCCTTTTGACCGTGCTGCAATTCCTGCGGCTGATCTTTACCATCATCTTCGTCCCGCTGATCTTTACCATCCTGACCGGCGGCGCGGTCGGCTCGGCCAGCGGCGTCAGCCTGCCTGCCGCCGCGATCCCTCTCACCCTGCCCGAAATCGCCCTGCTCCTCGCCGCCGGAGCGTTGGGCTTTGCCACCGCCCGCGCCTTGCGCTTTCCCGCCGCCATCATGACCGGCCCGATCTTGTTTTCCGCCGTGGCCCATGCCACCGGCCTTGTCCACGGCGTGCCGCCCGCGTGGCTGGTGGGCGTTACGCAGATCGTCATTGGCTGCGGCCTTGGCGCACGCTTCGCCGGGGCCGAAAGGCGCATGCTCACCCGCGCCTTCGCGCTCGCCGCCGCCACCTCGGTCGCGACCCTGCTTGTCGCCTTCGGCTTCGCGCTTGGCCTGTCCCCGCTCGTCGACGAACCCGCCCCTGCCGTCTTCCTCGCCTTCGCCCCCGGCGGACTGGCTGAAATGAGCCTGATCGCCCTGTCGCTACAAATGAGCGTGGTCTTCGTCACCCTGCATCACATCGCCCGGATCGTGCTGTCCGTGTTCGTTGCAAAAGCCGGCGCGCGCTGGCTTTCAAAGGGATAA
- a CDS encoding SlyX family protein, which yields MMDRHDAIEERLAHLIRAMEDLSDVVTTQGREIDRLTRLVHLLCEREAEREEMVGDAPAANAPPPHW from the coding sequence ATGATGGACCGTCACGACGCGATAGAAGAACGCTTGGCCCACCTGATCCGCGCGATGGAAGACCTGTCGGACGTGGTCACAACCCAAGGCCGCGAGATCGACCGCCTGACGCGCCTTGTCCATCTGCTGTGCGAACGCGAGGCCGAACGCGAAGAGATGGTGGGCGACGCCCCTGCCGCCAACGCCCCGCCGCCGCATTGGTGA
- the hisG gene encoding ATP phosphoribosyltransferase has protein sequence MIKIGVPSKGRLMEKTFDWFGQRGLAMRRTGNEREYSGTVEGADGVELVLLSAGEVPRELAAGRIHLGVTGTDLVREKLADWAEIVAEVAPLGFGHADLIIAVPNAWVDVDTLDDLDSAAAAFRAEHGFRLRIATKYHRLVRDFLTANGVADYQLVDSQGATEGTVKNLTAEAIADITSSGETLRANHLKILSDSVILKSEAMLFRSKLADDPALDGLLGKLGF, from the coding sequence ATGATCAAGATCGGGGTGCCGTCAAAAGGGCGGCTGATGGAAAAGACCTTTGACTGGTTCGGCCAGCGTGGTCTGGCGATGCGGCGCACGGGGAACGAGCGCGAATATTCCGGCACGGTCGAAGGTGCCGACGGCGTCGAACTGGTGCTTCTGTCGGCAGGCGAGGTGCCGCGCGAGCTGGCGGCGGGGCGCATCCATCTGGGGGTGACGGGCACCGACCTCGTGCGCGAAAAACTGGCCGATTGGGCCGAGATCGTGGCCGAGGTCGCCCCCCTCGGCTTTGGCCATGCCGACCTGATCATCGCCGTGCCGAATGCATGGGTCGATGTCGACACACTCGATGACCTCGATTCCGCGGCGGCGGCGTTTCGGGCGGAGCATGGCTTCCGGCTGCGGATCGCCACGAAATACCACCGTCTGGTGCGCGATTTCCTGACCGCGAACGGGGTGGCCGATTACCAACTGGTCGACAGTCAGGGCGCGACCGAAGGAACGGTCAAGAATCTGACCGCCGAGGCGATTGCCGACATAACGTCAAGCGGCGAGACACTGCGGGCGAACCACCTCAAAATCCTGTCGGACTCGGTCATCCTGAAATCGGAAGCGATGCTGTTCCGGTCGAAGCTGGCGGATGATCCGGCGCTTGACGGGTTGCTGGGCAAACTGGGCTTTTAG